A genomic window from Triticum urartu cultivar G1812 chromosome 7, Tu2.1, whole genome shotgun sequence includes:
- the LOC125524284 gene encoding arabinogalactan protein 20-like — protein sequence MAAWTSVGLVAVAVLVVGIAMPASAAVQPPAPAPSSDGTSIDQGIAYVLMLVALVLTYLIHPLDASSPYRLF from the exons ATGGCGGCGTGGACCTCCGTGGGCCTGGTGGCGGTGGCCGTGCTGGTCGTCGGCATCGCAATGCCGGCCTCCGCCGCCGTGcagccgcccgcgcccgcgccctcCAGCGACG GCACGTCGATTGACCAGGGTATCGCATACGTGCTGATGCTGGTGGCCCTTGTGCTCACCTACCTCATCCATCCGCTGGACGCCTCCTCCCCATACAGGCTCTTCTAA